The genomic stretch TCAACTGAGGTTTGTGAAAGTGGAGATTAAAGAATGTACGAGGACTTCCCGCGTGAAACGCGTTGATACCTTAGATTAAGTGGAGTGGATTGAATGGATATGGGTTAAGCTCTTTTGAACTTTTGGCCGACCCATAACAAATAATTAGAGTTAGAGCTTACTAAGCACAGTGAACCATGAGTCTTTTTTAGAAACAACACTAAAATAGTTAAATAATAAGATACTATATGCAATCCCTTAATAAGAATATAACAATTTATTTAATTGTTATTTTTTCTCTAATGAACTTATTAGAGTGCACATTTGCCTTGTTAATAGAGTCACCCACCTTGATCTTTGTGTTGGTGTAAGTcttagaggccaatacttttggtacttgtatcgaattatttattaataataaaagatattttctttattatgtttgtttaataaagtccctagaatagctagtccgtttaatgtatcaagtgtgacttaatcatgagatcccattaaacataaggacactattcttaaagtatccgtattcgagctttattgtgaagtgggataacattaaagcattaagactattatgtatatagactgatgatcacatcccatggatcatggataaggagttatcaagtcttaaacataagtatgaatattgagagtaatatttatactgtattgacccgctatgagaatactatatagaatgttatgctaagtgtcataagttattctcatggtgataatggtgtataccaccctttgacctgaaaccactatgtaccctagatgtggagtcgagtgccttattgttgatcaaacattgtccgtaactggatgatcataaagacagttaatgggtactccacgaagcatgccgagggacatgagtgacctagacgaaatttgcccatcctacgtaacaggataaatgtctacgggccctatattgaactggacaaggatgacacgatctatgccttgtgttcaatatagacataagggtaaaagggtaattatacacataagtattatcacaaaagggtttgtcagatcacatgacattttcgtgtcttgggtagcagtgatatgttgctagataccgctcactgtttattatgttaaatacgtgatttaatataattgctaatgtcgcgaaaacctacagggtcacatacaaaaggacggattgatgagagacaaagtaactaaggaacaccgtaaggtacgacgcacttaagtgaattgtagaacatcgtaatgtacggtgtacttaagtataatatgaaatatggtaaggtaccacacgcgtaagtgattttggcatatcataagatatgggccacatacacttaagtgggctttttagcttgcgACCCAtataagtggttctataaatagaacccttgtgcagaaacatttgtgcagttgtaatttcgtttctttctctctctctctctctctctctctctctctcactcaaatccttcattcatagtagctagcactaagattgaaggaatccgttcgtgtggactgagtagaggcattgtcaccatttaacgttcgtgatcgctccatagatctgcatcaaaggtttcaatcgccacaagaggtaacgattctatcactgattatgcccattcgtaaggatcactaaaggagaaatttttaaattctgtTGCGTTTTagatcgctattctccttcacaCTGATGGAGTGGGGTTAGTCTGTTCTAAACTAAAAAATAATTTCAAGACTCAGCATATTCCACTAGATCATAAGACTATGCATATTCCATTAAGTCATACAGAGCTATATTACTTATTTAAAGGGTTAGGCAAAAGGATGATATACTTTACAAATCACATAGTTTACAACATCTTGCTTAAGATATAACAAACATAATCGATAATTGATTTTATTGAGCTAATAACAAGTACttataatatttataaaataacATTCGCCTGAGGGACTCAACAAATTCTTGCCTAGGGGACTCAACAAAGTCTCGTCAGAGGGACTCAATATAGTCTCGCCTAAGGGAATCAATAAAGTCTTGTCAAAGAGACTCAACATCGCATTGCCTAAGAGATTTAATAAAGTCTCACATGAGAGATTCAACAAAGTCTCTTTAGAGGGACTCAACATAGTATCACCTGAGGGACTCAATAAAGCCTTGTCAGAGGGACTTAACAACATAGTCTTGCCTGGTGGCTCAACGAAGTCTCACTCGAGGGACTCAACAAAGTCTCGCTTGAGAGACTCAACAAAATCTCATTAGAGGCACTCAACATAGTCTCGCATGAAGGACTCAACAAAGTCTCATTAGAGGGGCTCAACGAGTCTCACTCGAAGGACCCGAATGAACCTCATCAGAAGAGTTGAAACTAATCCTCACCTAAGGATAGGGGTAAGCGCCTCGACAAGGCTCTTCGGAAGGATCGAAGGTGAAGGGTTAAAACACTGAAACCTATACAAGTTCTCGTGCTTGAGGGATTATGTAGAGGAATAATTGAGGAGGACCTTGGGGCGAGGGCGAGAGGCATATGTGTTGTCCTTCCCGAGTCGCCCCTGTATTAGTTCGAATGCCCTTCATTTGTTTCAATCTCCCCTTGCTCGAATCAGTCGCCCGACTTCCTATTCCTCTGTCCATAGCATGTGTTTATGGTTGAAGCGTGTATTAGGTAAATAGTCAGTACTTAGGAAGTCGCGGGGTCTAACCATCTCATGAATTTCTAGGTATTTACCACCTACTCCCATGGAGGTCACTATATTTTAGGGAGACTTGGTTTGTTCGATCCAAGGCCCCTATAAGGCTATAAATACATCATTACCTTTATGCTGAAAGAGAATCCAATCTCTAATACACACATAAAGCTTCTCACTTCATCGTCTGGGCTAACTTTAATCCTCAACAAATCATAAAGCCTTTGACAATCCTTATTTATTGGGGCTTGTCACATTCATTGTACTTTCATCCAATACACAATTATTGGAAGTATAATGAATCACAAAGTTGCTAGATCAGTTTGATCAAATTAGGTAAACTCGTTTCTCTGTGTTCTTGTTTTCATCTTTTTCTCTTACTTGTTGTGGACTTGCATTCACTCTTAACATGTTAGTGTGTTGTTTGAAATCATTTATTTTGGTTGTTATTGTTCTTTGTTCCACACATCTTGAATCTTCAACGAGAGTTTGGTGTGTTTGAACATATCAACAAACTCACTAGAATAATTAGAGTTTACGCAACACACCCTACCCTATAAGCCCCGTGCTTGAGAAATGTGGACCATCATAAATATTCTAACCTAAACCCATATGATATCATTAATCTCAGTCCCTCACTCAACTATAGTCAATTAGAATTTATAAGCATAAGTCTcttttaaaaacaaaactaaaataGTAAGATAGAGTAAAATACTAACTACACCCACCTCTTAATAAGGATAAAAGTCTTTAAATCTAAGTGATATATTTTTTTCTCTAATGAACTTAGTAGGATGTTCACTTTTCTTCTTAATATAGTCACCCACCATGATCCTTAATGAAGTAGAGTTAGACTGATTAAGAGAAAGAAGACTTTTCATGTCCCACTAGATCATAGAAACTATAATTCTTACTTCAAAGGTTATGAAAGACGACTATAATATTTACAAATCTAAAACATAAGACCTCTTACTTGAGATATCACTATTACTGTAATCACAACAAGTATACATTTACATTAAAATAAAACAAATCGAATACATTATCACATTTGTCATAAAAATTATTTGGAAGATAAATAAAATTTCAAATTCTAAATATGTAATTCATtttatttgttattttattaATTACTTTCCCCTCTATTCATTtttaaatatgttattttaaaaaaattttaTTCATATCAAAAAAttaatcattattattattattttttaaacaataatttttttatctataatactcttaattatttattatatttattttctttttatccttatataataattaattaaaaataattttaacaaAATTACAATTAATACTATcttaaaatttaaataaaaaataacaattaaaaaaaacaaaattagaGATCGAAAAATGACAAGCCAAACTTGTGAATGTGTTACGACAGCCTCGTGCAACATGTACAAACTTTCCATAGGTAGTTGAAATTTCAGAATATAGGGTGGCTCGGTTCATTAGGGTGAACAGAACGTAGGCGTGGGAGCAGTGTAACAAAAAACACGTGGAAACATAACATTTCTTTCTTTTTCTACATTAGTACTACTACATTGTTATTATGTTGTCGTGactcaacaatatcaacaacattcacaaacaacacaaccactctctattctctctctctttctctctctcaaATGCTTCCTCCACCATTTCACTCTCCGGCAACTCTTCCTCGCCGGTGAATAATATAAACAATGCAAGACACTCTTCTCACTCTTCCACACCAACAACACATTAACATCAACTTTCACTCCAAAAACCACACTGCCGTTACAGATAAGTCTCTCCCTAACGGTGACATCTACACCGGAGCTTTATCAGGAAACACACCTCACGGCACCGGGAAATACCTCTGGTCGGACGGGTGTATGTACGAAGGTGAGTGGAGAAAAGGAAAAGCCTCCGGTAAAGGAAAATTCTCGTGGCCGTCGGGAGCTACCTACGAAGGTGAGTTCAAATCAGGTCGAATGGAAGGGTTCGGCTCATTCATTGGAGTCGACGGGGATGTTTACCGAGGGACCTGGTTTGCTGACCGGAAAAATGGATTCGGTGAGAAGCGTTACGGTAATGGTGACGTCTATGAGGGATGGTGGAGGTGCAACTTGCAAGACGGGGAAGGAAGGTACGTTTGGAAAAACGGGAATGAATACGTTGGAGAGTGGAAGAATGGTGCTATATGGGGTAAAGGTGTTTTGGTTTGGGCTAATGGGAACCGTTATGAAGGGTTTTGGGAAAACGGTGTTCCCAAGGGGAATGGAGTTTTTACTTGGTGTGGTGAAGGTTTTGGGAATGAAGAGAAACAGTGTGAGATGATGATGGCGAGGAAGAGATCCTCGGTGGATGGTTCAAAGGGTGTTGGTTTTCCGAGGATTTGTATTTGGGAGCTTGATGGTGAAGCTGGTGATATCACTTGTGAAATTGTTGATAACGTGGAGGCTTCTGTGTTTTACAAAGATGGTAGTGAATCTGAAAACAGTGGAGAAAGTTGCGGTGGTGTGTTGGACAAGAGTCCTTGTTGGTCTCTTGATGGTGATGTTAAGAAGCCTGGTCAAATTGTGTCTAAGGGGCATAAGAGTTATGATCTTATGATCAGTCTCCAATTGGGGATCAGGTATTGCTTTTTACTTGCTTTGGTTTTTGTTAGCTCATACACCTGACACGACATTGACACTGACAAGCCTTATGTTTTTTTGTTTATAGATATACTGTTGGCAAGTATGCTCCTGTTGTGAGAGAACTTAGAGTAGCAGATTTTGATCCTAAGGAGAAGTTCTGGACTAGATTGCCACTAGAAGGATCCAAGTTTGCACCTCAACATCAACCAATGGACTTCAGGTGGAAAGACTATTGCCCCATGGTGTTCAGGTGTTAACAATTTGCTTGAATTCTATTCATGCTtgaaatttatttcaaagtaaAGAAGAATTgcttgtgtttgtgtttgtgtaTTTTCTATATACTAATTGTGCATATATCTTGGTTGTTACTTTTTTTTGTTGGTGGGTTGGTTGGTTGGATATTTAGACATCTAAGGGAATTATTTGCCATAGATCCTGTGGATTACACACTTGCTATTTGTGGAAGTGACTCACTCAGAGAGATGTCTTCTCCTGGAAAAAGTGGAAGCATCTTTTACCTCACTCAAGATGACCGTTTCATAATCAAGACTGTGAAGAAATCTGAAGTCAAGGTTTGTTgttttttgctttttgctttttgATTTCCTGCATTTGTTGATTTGAAGAGAAATTAAATTTTGAACATTGTATTAAGTAAGGTGAAATTTCGCTTTCAGCTTTGGTCATAATTAGCTGGTGTCCCATGTCTGTCTCAGGTGCTTACCAGAATGCTTCCAAGTTACTATCAACATGTTTGTAAGTACAAGAACACTTTGGTTACGGCATTTTTAGGGGCACATTGTATCAAACCTGTTGGAGGTCAAAAGGTATGGTTTCATAATTGAAAACATCGAGTTTTCTTGCAATTTGTTATGAAAACTTATAATGCTGTGGAACAAAAACAGATTCGGTTTATTGTGATGGGAAATGTGTTTTGTTCGGAGTATCGAATTCATAAAAGGTTTGATCTCAAAGGTTCTTCTCATGGTCGAATCACGGATAAACCTCGGGAGGAGATTGATGAGACTACCACTCTCAAAGACCTTGATCTTAATTTTGTCTTTCGCCTAGAACAGTCTTGGTTTCAAGAGCTAAAATGGTACGAACTTACCAAGTTGGACATTCTTCTTACCTTTTGACATTTTTCATGCTGTTCTTATAGAGTTGATATTGTGTATAATGGCTTATGATGGTCAGGCAACTTGATAGAGACTGTGAGTTTCTGGAAGCGGAAGGAATCATGGATTATAGTCTTTTGATTGGCCTTCATTTCCGCGATGACCACTCAGTTGATGAAACGGAAAGTTCACCGCGTGATACACTGTCAGGTGTTTGTCttattttctttctctttttcaaatGTAGAAATCCTCAAAAGATATGAAATCTTATGGATCATGAATTTAGCAGGCAAGAGAGATATGCATGATGATGATACGCACATACCCCGGTATGCTCTTTTTTCCTTTATTCTTGTTTTAAGACTGTTCTCAATATCCTTGCACTTTTCAATCATCATTATTCAACAGAATTCAATGTTTTGAAATTTAGAATTCTTGATGCACTTCTTTTAGTTTATGGCTTAACTGCTTAAGCAATTATTGTAAATTCCGACCTTGCAAGCATTTCATTGTACAAATATCGTCAAATAGGACTACCTTTGAAGCACTAACATAGACACTGAATAAGACACTAACACATGGATGAATGTAATCGCGTATGTTGTGTCGCTGCTACATAGGTTACTACTACCGGGACAATTTATAGACGTTGTACACTTTTGTCTTTAATACCACTATCTTGTTTGCATCTATTAGTGGCAATTGCTTTCACTACTATGCATGTGCCACACCCTGCCGTTTATTGCGTATGGACCAGGGTCTAAGACATATAGATAGGTCGAATACTTTTTCTGTTTTGAAAGGTGACTATGGCCCATTGTCACATAAAGTGTCAAGAGGTTATGATCTTGAACTAACAAACCACTGAGTAGTAATGAATGAGTGTTATACTATTTACCATTCTCTAGAGAAGACTTATTGAACTCTTTTTAAGAATATTGATCCCTATGTTTTTACCTAGAGATCCACCGAAAGTGACCTCAAGTTGTTCTAACATAATTGGAGATTGTTGTGTTGTGTTGACATTTTTGAAACAAATGCTGGTGGGGTCATTTTGTTTTCCTAGGCAAAACCAAATGCTTATCTGACTGGGAATTGATGGATCAGTGGTGTTTTTTTATGACACGACGGGCCCAAGTCTCCCGCGTCTAGAAAACAACGCATTTACGTTTACAACGCTTTAATTGATCTCGGTCATCGATATGAGAATGTCTGGCTATGATGTTACTAATTCGCCTTTCATCTTGATATTTCAGCGGTCCTCTAATCCGGCTAGGAATGAACATGCCTGCCAGAGCTGCGAGAATGTGTAGCGGAAAAAGCAACAATTCTACTCCTTCAGAGAATACTAGTGAGATCTCTGATGTAATCCTTTACTTTGGTATCATTGACATTCTTCAAGACTATGATATTAGCAAAAGAATAGAACATGCGTACAAGTCACTACAAGTTGATCCTACTTCCATCTCAGCCGTTGATCCTAAACTATACTCCAAAAGGTTTAGAGATTTCATACACAGAATCTTTGTTGAGGACACATGACACATGTTTGGACCAATTCAATGACATGCTTATGCATCAAAGAAAATGCTCTAATTGGAATCCAATTATTAAGTCCATGAGATTAGTATATAGTTGATGGCTAAATTTTTCTTATAGCCATTTCAAGTATTATAAT from Lathyrus oleraceus cultivar Zhongwan6 chromosome 7, CAAS_Psat_ZW6_1.0, whole genome shotgun sequence encodes the following:
- the LOC127105516 gene encoding phosphatidylinositol 4-phosphate 5-kinase 2 isoform X2, whose protein sequence is MQDTLLTLPHQQHININFHSKNHTAVTDKSLPNGDIYTGALSGNTPHGTGKYLWSDGCMYEGEWRKGKASGKGKFSWPSGATYEGEFKSGRMEGFGSFIGVDGDVYRGTWFADRKNGFGEKRYGNGDVYEGWWRCNLQDGEGRYVWKNGNEYVGEWKNGAIWGKGVLVWANGNRYEGFWENGVPKGNGVFTWCGEGFGNEEKQCEMMMARKRSSVDGSKGVGFPRICIWELDGEAGDITCEIVDNVEASVFYKDGSESENSGESCGGVLDKSPCWSLDGDVKKPGQIVSKGHKSYDLMISLQLGIRYTVGKYAPVVRELRVADFDPKEKFWTRLPLEGSKFAPQHQPMDFRWKDYCPMVFRHLRELFAIDPVDYTLAICGSDSLREMSSPGKSGSIFYLTQDDRFIIKTVKKSEVKVLTRMLPSYYQHVCKYKNTLVTAFLGAHCIKPVGGQKIRFIVMGNVFCSEYRIHKRFDLKGSSHGRITDKPREEIDETTTLKDLDLNFVFRLEQSWFQELKWQLDRDCEFLEAEGIMDYSLLIGLHFRDDHSVDETESSPRDTLSGKRDMHDDDTHIPRGPLIRLGMNMPARAARMCSGKSNNSTPSENTSEISDVILYFGIIDILQDYDISKRIEHAYKSLQVDPTSISAVDPKLYSKRFRDFIHRIFVEDT
- the LOC127105516 gene encoding phosphatidylinositol 4-phosphate 5-kinase 2 isoform X1 — protein: MQDTLLTLPHQQHININFHSKNHTAVTDKSLPNGDIYTGALSGNTPHGTGKYLWSDGCMYEGEWRKGKASGKGKFSWPSGATYEGEFKSGRMEGFGSFIGVDGDVYRGTWFADRKNGFGEKRYGNGDVYEGWWRCNLQDGEGRYVWKNGNEYVGEWKNGAIWGKGVLVWANGNRYEGFWENGVPKGNGVFTWCGEGFGNEEKQCEMMMARKRSSVDGSKGVGFPRICIWELDGEAGDITCEIVDNVEASVFYKDGSESENSGESCGGVLDKSPCWSLDGDVKKPGQIVSKGHKSYDLMISLQLGIRYTVGKYAPVVRELRVADFDPKEKFWTRLPLEGSKFAPQHQPMDFRWKDYCPMVFRHLRELFAIDPVDYTLAICGSDSLREMSSPGKSGSIFYLTQDDRFIIKTVKKSEVKVLTRMLPSYYQHVCKYKNTLVTAFLGAHCIKPVGGQKIRFIVMGNVFCSEYRIHKRFDLKGSSHGRITDKPREEIDETTTLKDLDLNFVFRLEQSWFQELKWQLDRDCEFLEAEGIMDYSLLIGLHFRDDHSVDETESSPRDTLSAGKRDMHDDDTHIPRGPLIRLGMNMPARAARMCSGKSNNSTPSENTSEISDVILYFGIIDILQDYDISKRIEHAYKSLQVDPTSISAVDPKLYSKRFRDFIHRIFVEDT